The following nucleotide sequence is from Trifolium pratense cultivar HEN17-A07 linkage group LG2, ARS_RC_1.1, whole genome shotgun sequence.
TCCCACGTaacaactacaaacacaaaTATCTACTTGGCTTTGTTGATTTTTTCCTTATCAAAATAGTCATCATTTTAGAACTAGGGTTaatttgaattgatttatttttgagcttatttgaaatagcttatataaataaataagttcttatatattattttaagtttttcaaagtagtttatgaaaatttgTCGAAAAAAAAGATAGTTTACTAATGTCAAGTTTCGAACCAAGTAACTCTAGGTTGCAAAGTGACTCCTCAATCAAGGGACTACCTGAGaaacatgaaaataataataataataataataataataattttcttgTATTATTCAATGCATAaattctatattaagatactttaATATATACTCTTAGGACACTTGTTAACAAGCATACCCATAATACATTTGAATTAGTTAAGTTCTTTTTACTCTTCATGTTTTAAGTTTTTGTAAGTAGACAAATGGTAAAACATGATTAATTGTATcttgattttttaaaagaatcaaaattttgagataaaaaacgatcgttagttggttcagtgatgattgacggtGAACATGGTATGGAGGACCACGATTcaatcccccgcaactgcgatcgatagaggctagaaccacttgatgtcataactgacctcgaaccagattaaactagtagtgaaagcaaaaaaaaaggacaaaaataacaaaagcaTTGAACTTAATTGATTAACAAGCTTCAGTATGACGAATTGTTCAGGAGAACTTGAGTTTGATTTCTGATGAAAATAATTCTTTGTCAGACTTCAGGCCGAACTCCGGATTGCCAAGACCCCTTTCTCTAGGAACCAAAGAATTTCattatctatactatatatataaaggagatacaaatatttttggtgtcgacttttcataataccaataatacctttatttttttagcaataaatttcttttattaacaaactcactataagataaaacatgaatttttttttacataagttagataCAGATAGACATGAAATGCGCTCTGACCAACTAGTAATTAataatttctctatttttattatGAGAATGAATATTGCAACATCacatatctatctatatattcTACAAGAACATTCGAGATTTAGCATGTGCATGTTCCGTGGTACCACCACTAACAATAACATCCATTCATCCATACTCTGTTTCTTAGATATTTTCTCCGCACTTTCTAGAGCATTCCTTTTTTTCCTTATTAACCGACTTTAACTTCCAATAAATACCAACCATAACTTCCATTCATTCCCTCCTTCTCTATTATCATCACCAAACACCACATTTACTATTGTTATTATTACATGTGTCATTGATCCAAATTCAAACACCAAAAAAAACATAGCATTTGTTTTGTCTCATTTTATATGGTTGGATTCTGATTCTGCATGTAATTGAACGAGTGAAAATGGATGATTACTACAATATTCTTGGTGTTAGTTCAGATTCTTCTATTGATGAAATAAGGCGTGCCTATAGAAAGCTTGCTATGGTTAGTTATAATGACTTAATTTGTTATTCAATAttggattttgattttgaatttgagGTACTAATTATGAATTGAATGCAGCAATGGCATCCAGATAGGTGGACAAGAACACCTTCTTTATTAAGTGAAGCCAAATGTAATTTTCAGAAAATTCAAGAAGCTTATTCAGGTATGTAATAGTATGATTCTAGCATTTcaagatttgtgtttttttgttcCCTTTTGTGAGAAATGATGTTATTGAatctatttatttaattttgtttggaGCAGTGTTATCTGATCCCAAAAAAAGAACTATGTACGATGCAGGCTTGTATGATCCTAATGGggaagaagatgaggtaaatgCTAAAGAGATTTTTTTTCCTAAGTAGTAATTTGTTTCCTTAATTTTCATCAAtggattttctttttgtttcttataaaaaatgatGGTCCTGATAGACTTCCAAATGTGGTTTATAATTTTAGGAATTTTCTGATTTTGTGGATGAAATGGTATCCCTTATGGCAGAAGTTAGGCGAGAGGTATGGCTCTTAGTCTAAGAGTGTTATAAACTATGATTTTACacgtgtttttgttttttttattgtcttAAATAAAGTGACAAACACTCTGAAATTTACACACAACACGATTGCAACAAATTTTGGGttcgaatatgaataaaaataatattcggCCTAAATTTTTTGGCATTTGTCAATTGAAATATAGGACCAGTGCACACAAACAAGTATGTTTATCAgcattaaatataaatttgtaaaaaataaaaccctaatttatatttgtatatcAATTGCAGGAAAAGGTTTATGGTTTGGAGGAGTTGCAGGGCATGTTCATGGAAATGGCAGAAGGATTTGAGTATCCTTCAATGTATTATGGGACAACATCGATAATTGATGAATCCTCTTGTGCTAAGAGAGGAAGTGTTTTGACACAATAGTTAATGATGTTGGTCGGGCCACATTTTTTAATTCTCCGTTTTTTATATGTTCAAACTTAGACTTCTGCATATTATGATAAACCTTTGTATATTATCTGCCGGAAGCATGTTTCCTGTATGCCCCCGCATTTTTTAGGGTGGGTTTAGAAACTGTCAACTTTTATGATACAAAAGTTGCATTCTGGGAAGCAGAGGAGATGACACTGTTATTTAGTCTTTGTAGACATAGAAGTTTTTCATATGTTAGAGAGGGATTTTAATGCACAATTGATGTCTAGTTATGCACTGTTCTTTGGTTTTGCTTTGGCTTAATTTGGATGAATTGTCTTTATcg
It contains:
- the LOC123907280 gene encoding chaperone protein DnaJ-like — encoded protein: MDDYYNILGVSSDSSIDEIRRAYRKLAMQWHPDRWTRTPSLLSEAKCNFQKIQEAYSVLSDPKKRTMYDAGLYDPNGEEDEEFSDFVDEMVSLMAEVRREEKVYGLEELQGMFMEMAEGFEYPSMYYGTTSIIDESSCAKRGSVLTQ